Proteins co-encoded in one Pseudorhizobium banfieldiae genomic window:
- a CDS encoding lipopolysaccharide biosynthesis protein, with protein sequence MPLNRSAIVSAFLFTVANGAFGAIPLIFLPWLTRVLSPTEYGLVTMFTIVSQLFTALTGLSVQGAVGIRYFKRDEIDFPRYVASCMVVLIGSTLFVIALVLATMPVVERVTMLPAKWVVAAIVVSSCQFVIQIQLAIWQSERAAAKFASMRLSQVGLDIVASASLVIALSYAWEGRPMGVMIASFVTAVWALYRLRTNGWLKFPAAREHVADALRFGVPLVPHALGGMLIALADRLIITNLLGLAEAGIYTVAVQIGLAVLLIADGMNRTVAPWIFETLKDDDPTAKIRIVRLVYAFLGIMALGGLLAGAIAYYLLPLFAGDAFGEAASFMPMIALGQAVGGMYLMMSNFVFYASATARLASVTLTAGLLNIGMSYMLVRSVGLQGAPFAFLAAQLVLFVGTSVLAIRVSDLPWLSPHKVRKRV encoded by the coding sequence ATGCCGCTGAATCGATCCGCCATCGTTTCGGCGTTCCTTTTCACGGTCGCGAACGGTGCGTTCGGTGCAATACCGCTGATTTTTCTACCTTGGCTAACTCGAGTTTTAAGTCCGACTGAGTATGGTCTCGTGACGATGTTCACCATCGTAAGTCAACTCTTTACGGCTCTCACCGGACTAAGTGTTCAAGGTGCTGTTGGCATACGTTACTTCAAGCGCGATGAAATCGACTTTCCCCGCTACGTGGCCAGTTGCATGGTGGTTTTGATCGGAAGCACGCTGTTCGTGATCGCCCTCGTCCTTGCAACAATGCCGGTTGTGGAGCGCGTCACGATGCTCCCCGCGAAGTGGGTTGTAGCGGCAATCGTTGTGTCGAGCTGCCAGTTCGTGATCCAGATTCAGCTCGCGATCTGGCAGTCCGAGCGGGCCGCGGCCAAGTTTGCATCAATGAGGCTAAGCCAGGTGGGCCTGGACATTGTCGCGTCAGCCTCACTCGTGATTGCACTTAGTTACGCTTGGGAAGGCAGGCCGATGGGGGTGATGATAGCTTCGTTCGTGACTGCGGTTTGGGCGCTGTACCGCTTGAGGACCAATGGGTGGCTAAAGTTTCCGGCAGCGCGCGAGCATGTTGCAGACGCATTACGATTCGGAGTACCGCTTGTTCCCCATGCGCTTGGCGGCATGCTGATTGCCTTGGCGGATCGTCTTATCATTACGAACCTCTTGGGCCTTGCCGAGGCAGGCATATACACAGTTGCCGTCCAGATCGGCCTGGCCGTGCTTCTTATCGCGGACGGAATGAACAGAACGGTCGCCCCATGGATATTTGAGACGTTGAAGGACGATGATCCGACTGCCAAAATACGGATTGTGAGACTCGTTTATGCTTTTTTGGGGATCATGGCTTTGGGAGGTCTTCTCGCGGGCGCGATCGCCTACTACCTTTTGCCTCTCTTTGCCGGTGACGCATTCGGCGAGGCCGCTTCGTTCATGCCGATGATCGCATTGGGGCAGGCGGTCGGCGGCATGTATCTGATGATGTCCAACTTCGTCTTCTATGCCAGCGCCACTGCTCGCCTAGCGAGCGTGACACTCACAGCTGGGCTCTTGAACATCGGCATGTCCTACATGCTGGTGCGCAGCGTTGGCCTGCAAGGCGCGCCATTCGCGTTTCTTGCGGCTCAATTGGTACTGTTCGTAGGCACTTCTGTTCTCGCCATCCGAGTATCCGACCTGCCCTGGCTCAGCCCGCACAAAGTGCGAAAGCGCGTCTGA
- a CDS encoding O-antigen ligase family protein translates to MAVQAALIIVASVFLLPWWAGMLVFSVPEFRLWGADIFPDWPNFFAAMLCIAFIAAMTFQRRWLVGLLCLMAAILTTSRTVFLAVAIFLAWHVMLRQQRYTAIRLAAVITASIGAAALLTILLAGTFDSEFAARLLLISDRLAILWSSIDLMLESPLTGVGGVLLDYRVGHLGAASFHNSYLEVVVRTGLIGLAIYMTLILLPLFLLRWSDTLIPLALFILAGSMFQNLLRHPHIAIVFSVVIAWAGLRRRMRHVPETPANSCQIDSA, encoded by the coding sequence ATGGCCGTGCAGGCGGCGTTGATCATCGTTGCATCCGTTTTCCTTCTGCCATGGTGGGCGGGAATGCTGGTCTTCTCAGTTCCAGAGTTCCGGCTTTGGGGTGCGGACATCTTCCCGGATTGGCCGAACTTCTTTGCGGCCATGCTTTGCATAGCCTTCATCGCAGCAATGACCTTCCAGCGTAGGTGGCTGGTCGGTTTGCTGTGCCTGATGGCCGCTATCTTGACAACGTCGCGGACAGTATTTCTGGCTGTCGCCATCTTCCTTGCCTGGCACGTCATGCTCCGTCAGCAGCGCTACACCGCAATTCGACTTGCCGCCGTCATCACCGCTTCTATCGGCGCCGCCGCGCTGCTTACCATCCTCTTGGCCGGCACATTCGACTCCGAATTCGCGGCGCGCCTCCTCTTGATATCGGACAGGTTGGCCATCCTCTGGAGTTCCATCGATCTAATGCTTGAGAGTCCTTTGACCGGTGTAGGCGGCGTCTTGCTCGACTATAGGGTTGGCCATCTGGGGGCAGCCTCGTTCCACAACTCGTACCTTGAAGTTGTTGTCAGGACAGGCTTGATCGGTCTTGCGATCTATATGACCCTGATCCTTCTACCGCTTTTCCTACTGCGGTGGTCCGATACGCTGATCCCCCTCGCTCTCTTCATTCTGGCGGGATCCATGTTCCAGAACTTGCTGCGACATCCTCATATCGCGATCGTCTTTTCCGTGGTGATCGCATGGGCCGGCTTACGGCGCCGCATGCGCCACGTCCCAGAAACGCCAGCAAACAGCTGCCAAATAGATTCCGCTTGA
- a CDS encoding IS3 family transposase (programmed frameshift) yields the protein MTRRPRRNHSPAFKAKVALAAIRGEQTLVELSQQFDVHANQIKQWKDQLLEGATGVFGDGTRTEPAGPTVDVKTLHAKIGELTLENGFFIRCARQGGIAGRKEMIVREHKLSVVRQAKLLGFSRGSVYYSPRPAPDGDLALMRRIDELHLDYPFAGSRMLQGLLRGEGLEAGRLHVATLMKKMGIEAIYRRPNTSKPAPGHKIYPYLLRKLAVTRPNQVWAMDLTYVPMARGFVYLCAVVDWFSRKVLSWRLSITMEAAFCIEAVEEALARYGKPDIFNTDQGSQFTSIDFTAVLKKAEIAISMDGKGAWRDNVFVERLWRSIKYEEVYLHAYKTVSEARVGIGRYLTFYNARRPHSSLDRQTPDQAYFNALAPMMVAA from the exons ATGACGAGACGACCCCGCCGGAACCACAGCCCGGCTTTCAAGGCAAAGGTGGCGCTCGCCGCCATTCGAGGTGAGCAGACGCTGGTGGAATTGTCCCAGCAGTTCGACGTGCACGCCAACCAGATCAAACAGTGGAAAGACCAGCTTCTTGAGGGGGCGACAGGCGTTTTCGGCGATGGAACGAGGACGGAACCAGCGGGTCCGACCGTCGACGTCAAAACGCTGCACGCCAAGATCGGCGAACTGACACTGGAGAATG GATTTTTTATCCGGTGCGCTCGGCAAGGCGGGATTGCTGGGCGGAAAGAAATGATCGTCCGCGAGCACAAGCTATCCGTGGTGCGCCAGGCGAAGCTTCTCGGCTTCAGCCGTGGCAGCGTCTACTATTCTCCACGTCCGGCGCCTGATGGCGACCTTGCCCTGATGCGGCGGATCGATGAACTGCATCTCGACTACCCGTTCGCGGGAAGTCGGATGTTGCAAGGGCTCTTAAGAGGAGAAGGGCTGGAAGCTGGGCGGCTGCACGTCGCCACGCTGATGAAGAAGATGGGCATTGAGGCGATCTATCGCCGCCCAAACACCTCGAAACCAGCGCCTGGGCACAAAATCTACCCCTATCTTCTGCGCAAGCTGGCGGTCACGAGACCCAACCAGGTCTGGGCGATGGACCTGACATATGTTCCGATGGCGCGGGGCTTCGTCTATCTCTGCGCCGTCGTCGACTGGTTCAGCCGGAAGGTCCTGTCATGGCGGCTGTCGATCACAATGGAAGCAGCCTTCTGCATCGAAGCCGTCGAAGAGGCACTTGCTCGTTATGGCAAGCCCGATATCTTCAATACGGATCAGGGATCGCAGTTCACCTCCATCGACTTCACTGCCGTGCTGAAGAAGGCGGAGATCGCCATCTCGATGGATGGCAAGGGCGCGTGGCGGGACAATGTCTTCGTCGAGCGGCTCTGGCGTTCGATCAAATATGAGGAAGTCTACCTCCATGCCTACAAGACTGTGTCCGAGGCCCGCGTCGGCATTGGCCGATATCTGACCTTTTACAACGCCAGACGCCCACATTCATCCCTTGACCGGCAGACGCCGGATCAGGCCTACTTCAACGCGCTGGCACCAATGATGGTGGCGGCATAA
- a CDS encoding cytidylyltransferase domain-containing protein codes for MLNCIALITARGGSKRLPGKNIMRFAGRPLIQWTCEAANAAAVVRRTIVSTDSTDIADAARASGAEVPFIRPAELAGDNSSHYQVIAHALDWIETDEGSLPDFLCLLQPTSPLRTGEDIDKTVTLAAESDADSAFSVSPVATHPELIYRLADNGKASNFLPPATGYRRSQDMEPLFHVNGAVYAIRPHSFRQRQTVVSSGALGYVMPPERSIDIDNEADFVCAEALMLRFQSKRIASLSDNGSTT; via the coding sequence ATGTTGAACTGCATAGCGCTGATCACAGCACGCGGTGGCTCCAAGCGACTACCGGGAAAAAACATAATGCGGTTCGCCGGCCGACCGCTCATCCAGTGGACCTGCGAGGCTGCCAACGCCGCTGCAGTCGTCCGTCGAACAATCGTCTCCACCGACAGTACTGACATTGCTGACGCGGCCCGCGCGTCAGGAGCAGAAGTACCTTTCATACGACCTGCCGAGTTAGCGGGAGACAACTCGTCGCACTACCAAGTCATCGCACATGCGCTTGACTGGATTGAGACGGATGAAGGGTCACTGCCAGACTTTCTATGCCTTCTCCAGCCGACCTCCCCCCTGCGGACAGGCGAGGACATCGACAAAACGGTCACTTTGGCTGCAGAATCAGACGCAGACAGCGCGTTTTCCGTATCACCCGTCGCGACACATCCGGAACTGATTTACCGCCTTGCCGATAACGGAAAAGCGTCCAATTTCCTGCCGCCCGCTACAGGCTATCGTCGCTCCCAGGACATGGAGCCACTTTTCCACGTCAATGGCGCGGTGTACGCTATACGCCCCCACAGCTTTCGACAGCGCCAGACGGTCGTGTCGTCCGGTGCTCTGGGTTACGTGATGCCACCGGAGCGGAGTATAGACATCGACAACGAGGCAGATTTTGTCTGCGCCGAAGCGTTAATGCTGCGATTTCAATCCAAGCGGATCGCCAGCCTCTCCGACAATGGATCCACAACATGA
- the wbjC gene encoding UDP-2-acetamido-2,6-beta-L-arabino-hexul-4-ose reductase produces the protein MRIAITGAEGFIGRNLDVRLGETGQTDIVRIVRSTPRDELSRRLAGVDLVFHLAGVNRPTNPAEFATGNADFTAELCDVLAGLAKPPRIVVSSSTQAALDNPYGQSKRRAEEIVKAYGARTGAGVNIFRLTNVFGKWSRPNYNSAVATFCHNIAHGLSITINDPGAPLRLVYVDDVVEAFLSLARDEAAPGGFLEAAPVYETTVGAVADMIRSFAASRDDLTTPPVGTGLARALHATYLSFLAPAAFTYTVPVHTDPRGSFVEMLKTRDSGQFSYFTAHPGITRGEHYHHSKTEKFLVIKGTASFGFRQIVTGETFELVIHGGEATIVETIPGWAHNVTNIGDDELIVMLWANEIFDRTRPDTIAAKVKP, from the coding sequence GTGCGGATTGCGATCACCGGCGCTGAAGGCTTCATCGGGCGCAACCTGGATGTTCGACTGGGAGAGACCGGCCAGACCGACATCGTTAGGATCGTGCGGAGCACGCCGCGGGACGAACTTTCACGCCGTCTCGCGGGTGTGGACCTCGTCTTCCACTTGGCGGGTGTGAACCGGCCGACCAATCCGGCGGAGTTTGCGACCGGAAACGCCGACTTCACCGCGGAGTTGTGCGATGTGCTGGCAGGCTTGGCGAAACCGCCCCGGATTGTGGTCTCGTCCTCGACACAGGCAGCGCTTGACAATCCCTACGGGCAGAGCAAGCGCCGCGCCGAGGAGATCGTCAAAGCCTACGGCGCCAGGACAGGCGCGGGCGTCAACATCTTCCGACTAACCAACGTCTTTGGCAAGTGGTCGCGCCCGAACTACAACTCGGCGGTCGCGACCTTCTGCCACAACATCGCGCACGGCCTGTCGATCACCATCAACGACCCGGGGGCGCCGCTTCGCCTAGTCTACGTCGACGACGTCGTTGAGGCATTCCTTTCGCTCGCGCGTGACGAGGCTGCGCCCGGCGGGTTCCTCGAAGCTGCGCCCGTCTACGAGACGACGGTCGGCGCGGTCGCCGATATGATTCGCTCGTTCGCGGCAAGCCGCGACGACCTGACGACGCCACCCGTTGGCACCGGCCTCGCTCGCGCGCTGCACGCGACCTATCTGAGCTTCCTTGCACCTGCCGCCTTCACCTATACCGTACCGGTTCATACCGACCCGCGTGGCAGCTTCGTGGAGATGCTAAAGACGCGCGACAGCGGGCAGTTCTCCTATTTCACCGCCCATCCTGGCATCACCCGCGGCGAGCACTATCACCACTCGAAGACGGAAAAATTCCTTGTCATCAAGGGGACGGCGAGCTTCGGTTTCCGCCAGATCGTTACCGGCGAGACCTTCGAACTAGTGATCCATGGTGGCGAAGCGACGATCGTGGAGACGATCCCCGGCTGGGCACACAACGTGACCAACATCGGTGACGACGAGTTGATCGTCATGCTGTGGGCGAATGAGATCTTCGACCGCACCCGTCCCGACACCATTGCAGCGAAGGTGAAGCCGTGA
- a CDS encoding SDR family NAD(P)-dependent oxidoreductase, with product MFSDKVLLITGGTGSFGRATVRRFLDTNIREIRVFSRDEKKQDDMRKHFDNGKLKFYLGDVRDRHSVERAMRGVDYCFHAAALKQVPSCEFHPMEAVRTNVLGTENVLEAAISARLKRVVCLSTDKAVYPINAMGISKAMMEKVMVAASRNLDATRTIICGTRYGNVMASRGSVIPLFVEQIRAGLPITLTDPTMTRFMMTLEDAVELVLYAFENGNNGDIFVQKAPAATVEVLAHAVKQVLGKHEHPVIEIGTRHGEKLFEALLSREELATAIDEGGYFRIPADGRDLNYSKFVEQGEKRLNRTEDYNSHNTERLDVEGMKALLLKVEYVRRAASGDTAGPEN from the coding sequence ATGTTCTCAGATAAAGTTCTGCTGATTACCGGAGGAACAGGTTCATTTGGTCGGGCAACCGTTCGGCGGTTTCTGGACACGAATATCCGTGAGATTCGAGTATTCAGCCGCGACGAGAAAAAGCAGGACGACATGCGCAAGCATTTCGATAACGGGAAACTCAAATTCTATCTGGGCGATGTGCGCGACCGCCACAGCGTCGAGCGTGCGATGCGCGGGGTAGACTACTGCTTCCACGCCGCCGCGCTTAAGCAGGTGCCGTCCTGCGAGTTCCACCCGATGGAAGCCGTGCGCACCAACGTGCTGGGCACGGAGAACGTGCTCGAAGCCGCGATCTCGGCGCGCCTGAAGCGGGTCGTCTGCCTGTCGACAGACAAGGCGGTATACCCGATCAACGCCATGGGCATCTCCAAGGCCATGATGGAAAAGGTGATGGTGGCTGCATCGCGCAACCTCGACGCCACCCGTACGATCATCTGCGGTACACGATATGGCAATGTAATGGCCTCCCGCGGCTCCGTAATCCCTCTCTTCGTTGAGCAGATCAGGGCTGGGCTGCCGATCACGCTGACTGACCCGACCATGACGCGTTTCATGATGACGCTTGAGGATGCCGTGGAGCTCGTGCTCTACGCTTTCGAAAACGGAAACAATGGTGACATCTTCGTGCAGAAAGCGCCGGCAGCGACCGTCGAGGTGCTCGCGCACGCCGTCAAGCAGGTGCTTGGCAAACACGAGCATCCGGTGATCGAGATCGGCACGCGCCATGGTGAGAAGCTGTTTGAGGCGCTGCTGAGCCGCGAGGAACTGGCGACTGCGATCGACGAGGGCGGCTATTTCCGCATACCAGCGGACGGACGCGACCTGAACTATTCGAAGTTCGTGGAGCAGGGTGAGAAGCGCCTCAACCGCACTGAGGATTACAACTCGCACAACACCGAGCGGCTCGACGTGGAGGGCATGAAGGCGCTCCTACTGAAGGTCGAGTATGTCCGACGCGCCGCAAGCGGCGACACCGCCGGTCCGGAGAACTGA
- the wecB gene encoding non-hydrolyzing UDP-N-acetylglucosamine 2-epimerase, which yields MKKLKVMTVVGTRPELIRLSRVMAALDHHCDHVLVHTGQNYDYELNQVFFDDLGVKKPDHFLNAAGAGPSETIGNIIGAVDNVLVEEMPDAMLVLGDTNSCLSVIPAKRRKVPVFHMEAGNRCFDQRVPEEINRRIVDHTADVNLTYSSIAREYLLREGLPPDLVIKTGSPMFEVLHHYLDCIDASDALARLGLEEGRYFVVSAHREENIDTDRNFGRLVGILNGVAEDYGLPVVVSTHPRTMKRVEATGSKFHELVRLMKPLGFHDYVRLQKSARAVLSDSGTISEEASILNFPALNLREAHERPEGMEEAAVMMVGLSPDRVRQALAILDTQPRGAERGLRLVADYSMPNVSDKVVRIIHSYTDYVNRVVWRRYD from the coding sequence GTGAAGAAGCTCAAGGTTATGACCGTAGTTGGAACGCGGCCGGAGCTCATCCGGCTGTCGCGCGTGATGGCAGCGCTCGACCACCACTGTGACCACGTGCTGGTGCATACCGGCCAGAACTATGACTACGAGCTCAACCAAGTGTTCTTCGACGACCTCGGCGTCAAGAAACCGGACCACTTTCTCAACGCGGCCGGCGCTGGCCCGTCCGAGACGATCGGCAACATCATAGGGGCGGTCGACAACGTACTGGTCGAGGAGATGCCGGACGCGATGCTGGTGCTGGGCGACACCAACTCCTGTCTGTCGGTCATCCCCGCCAAGCGCCGCAAGGTGCCGGTCTTCCACATGGAAGCGGGCAACCGCTGCTTCGACCAACGCGTGCCGGAGGAGATCAACCGGCGGATCGTCGACCACACGGCGGACGTTAACCTGACCTACAGCTCGATTGCTCGCGAATACCTTCTGCGCGAGGGCCTGCCGCCGGACCTGGTAATCAAGACCGGCAGCCCGATGTTCGAGGTATTACATCACTACCTGGACTGCATCGACGCCTCCGACGCGCTTGCCCGGCTCGGCCTTGAAGAAGGCCGCTACTTCGTGGTCAGCGCGCACCGCGAGGAGAACATCGACACCGACCGCAATTTCGGTCGACTGGTGGGCATCCTTAACGGTGTCGCCGAGGATTATGGGCTACCCGTGGTGGTCTCGACCCATCCGCGCACTATGAAGCGCGTCGAGGCAACGGGGTCTAAGTTCCACGAGTTGGTGCGCCTGATGAAGCCGCTTGGCTTCCACGACTATGTGCGGCTGCAGAAGTCAGCTCGCGCGGTGCTGTCGGACAGCGGCACGATTAGCGAGGAGGCCTCGATCCTCAACTTCCCGGCGCTGAACCTGCGCGAGGCGCATGAACGGCCGGAGGGTATGGAGGAGGCCGCCGTGATGATGGTCGGGCTGTCGCCCGACCGCGTGCGCCAAGCCCTTGCCATTCTCGACACACAGCCGCGTGGCGCCGAACGCGGCCTGCGCCTCGTCGCCGACTACTCGATGCCGAACGTCTCGGATAAAGTCGTGCGCATCATCCACAGCTACACCGACTACGTGAACCGCGTCGTCTGGCGCCGCTACGACTGA
- a CDS encoding glycosyltransferase family 4 protein, giving the protein MRILILTQYFWPENFRINDLASDMIARGHEVTILTGLPNYPSGKVFGEYRSSPQEFARFNGAEVIRIPMLSRGKGSLRLIANYASFVLSGLTVGAWRLRGRRFDSIFVFMISPITAVLPAILQRRLKRAPLFVWILDLWPDTLEAVGAVKSPRLLALVGRLVSYIYRRTDHILVQSRSFMDNVRTYAGKDATVSYFPGWAEPIFQQGAKEIAKASEVLRYADSFNVLFAGNVGDAQDFPAILDAAEALRSDAKVRILVVGDGRMRPWVENEIERRGLSDRVILLGRFPLERMPSFFTTADALLVSLKREKIFAMTIPGKVQSYLAAGVPLVGMLDGEGARVIEEAGAGVVSPSGDGAALARNIEALAAMPPKDRAAMGANARTYGLAEFDRTQLLDGLEAKMRNAGMGSEA; this is encoded by the coding sequence TTGCGCATTCTCATCCTAACGCAATACTTCTGGCCGGAGAATTTTCGGATCAACGATCTCGCGTCCGACATGATCGCGCGCGGTCACGAGGTCACCATTCTCACCGGCCTACCCAACTACCCGTCGGGTAAGGTGTTTGGAGAGTACAGGTCGAGCCCGCAAGAGTTCGCCCGCTTCAACGGCGCTGAGGTTATCCGTATCCCCATGCTGTCGCGCGGGAAGGGCAGCCTGCGCCTGATAGCGAATTATGCAAGCTTCGTTTTGTCCGGCCTGACCGTCGGCGCCTGGAGGCTGCGTGGCCGCAGGTTCGATTCGATATTTGTCTTTATGATCTCGCCAATCACGGCCGTGCTGCCGGCAATCCTCCAGCGCCGGTTGAAGCGGGCGCCGCTGTTCGTGTGGATCCTCGATCTTTGGCCAGATACGCTGGAGGCGGTTGGCGCTGTGAAGTCGCCGCGCCTGCTGGCGCTGGTTGGCAGACTGGTGAGCTACATCTACCGCCGCACCGACCACATCCTCGTTCAGTCGCGTTCTTTCATGGACAATGTGCGCACCTATGCGGGCAAGGATGCGACGGTGAGCTATTTCCCCGGCTGGGCCGAGCCGATCTTCCAGCAGGGCGCGAAGGAGATTGCCAAAGCGTCGGAAGTCCTCCGGTACGCTGACAGCTTCAACGTGCTTTTTGCCGGCAATGTCGGCGATGCGCAGGATTTCCCCGCAATCCTAGATGCGGCGGAAGCGCTTCGCTCCGACGCGAAGGTGCGTATCCTGGTCGTCGGTGACGGACGGATGAGACCGTGGGTGGAAAACGAGATCGAACGGCGCGGCCTTTCAGACCGCGTGATCCTGCTTGGACGCTTCCCGCTGGAGCGAATGCCCTCCTTCTTCACCACCGCCGACGCGCTGTTGGTCTCGCTCAAGCGCGAAAAGATCTTCGCCATGACCATACCCGGCAAGGTGCAGAGCTATCTTGCCGCCGGTGTGCCGCTTGTGGGCATGCTTGACGGCGAGGGGGCTCGGGTGATCGAGGAGGCAGGCGCCGGTGTGGTTAGCCCGTCGGGGGACGGCGCTGCGCTCGCACGTAACATCGAGGCCTTGGCCGCTATGCCGCCAAAAGATCGCGCCGCCATGGGCGCAAACGCGAGGACCTACGGCCTCGCCGAATTCGACCGCACACAGCTTCTCGATGGTTTGGAGGCGAAGATGCGAAATGCGGGGATGGGCAGCGAAGCGTGA
- a CDS encoding nucleotidyltransferase family protein: protein MDTSTLKSISLSETHKLADAVARIEASGGQIALVVDEQFRLIGTITDGDIRRAILRGATLESTAGDVMHRHPRSVPLGTPMAEIAAILKREMIFQMPVVDAEGVVVGLHLADQIELPDPAAHRVVIMAGGLGTRLRPITETVPKPMIEVGGRPILERILERFREQGFRQVSLCVNHLAGIIEGHFGDGAAFGLQIDYVRETKRMGTAGALSLLGERPEKPLIVMNGDILTSINFGQMLAFHYENAALATMGLNRYQYQVPYGVVDVRKHHITGFSEKPVFDFFVNAGIYVISPEILDLIPPDRFFDMPSLFDQVHPDRRVAFPLHEYWLDVGKPDDLSRAIDAFGESEPRSAT from the coding sequence ATGGACACGAGCACGCTGAAATCGATCAGTTTGAGCGAGACGCACAAGCTCGCTGACGCCGTCGCCCGCATCGAGGCGAGTGGCGGCCAGATCGCGCTGGTCGTCGATGAGCAATTCCGCCTGATCGGCACAATCACCGATGGGGACATCCGACGCGCGATCCTGCGAGGCGCGACGCTGGAATCCACCGCCGGCGACGTGATGCACCGCCATCCTCGCTCCGTCCCGCTCGGCACCCCGATGGCCGAAATCGCCGCCATTCTGAAGCGCGAGATGATCTTCCAGATGCCAGTGGTGGACGCAGAGGGTGTTGTGGTCGGCCTGCACCTCGCTGACCAGATTGAGCTCCCCGATCCCGCCGCGCACCGGGTCGTCATCATGGCAGGTGGGCTCGGCACGCGCCTGCGCCCGATCACTGAGACGGTGCCGAAGCCGATGATTGAGGTGGGCGGGCGCCCGATTTTGGAGCGAATTCTGGAGCGTTTCCGCGAGCAGGGCTTCCGTCAGGTGTCACTGTGTGTCAATCATCTCGCCGGAATCATCGAGGGCCATTTTGGCGACGGCGCGGCGTTTGGCCTTCAGATCGACTATGTCCGCGAAACCAAGCGCATGGGCACTGCCGGGGCGCTGTCGCTGCTGGGGGAGCGGCCGGAAAAGCCGCTGATCGTGATGAACGGCGATATCCTCACATCAATAAACTTCGGCCAAATGCTGGCCTTCCACTACGAGAACGCCGCGCTGGCGACGATGGGCCTTAACCGCTACCAATATCAGGTGCCTTACGGCGTGGTGGACGTGAGAAAACACCACATCACTGGCTTTTCGGAAAAACCGGTCTTCGACTTCTTCGTCAACGCCGGCATCTACGTCATCAGTCCCGAGATCTTGGACCTGATCCCGCCCGATCGCTTTTTCGACATGCCCTCCCTCTTCGACCAAGTCCACCCCGACCGCCGGGTCGCGTTCCCCTTGCACGAATATTGGCTTGATGTCGGAAAGCCAGACGATCTGAGCCGCGCTATTGATGCGTTCGGCGAAAGCGAGCCGAGGTCGGCGACGTGA